In Dromaius novaehollandiae isolate bDroNov1 chromosome 3, bDroNov1.hap1, whole genome shotgun sequence, the following are encoded in one genomic region:
- the PAQR8 gene encoding membrane progestin receptor beta has product MTAILERISTLSLSGQQLSRLPKLLEDGFPKMPCTVKECEVPQLFREPYIHTGYRPTGQEWRYYFLSLFQKHNEVVNVWTHLLAALAVLLRFKTFVEAEQLPVDAWSLPLLIFVLSSVTYLTCSLLAHLLQSKSELYHYTFYFVDYVGVSIYQYGSALAHFYYSSDQAWYDKFWLFFLPAAAFCGWLSCAGCCYAKYRYRRPYPIMRKMCQVIPAGLAFILDISPVAHRVVVCHLGGCEEDAAWYHTYQILFFLISAYFFSCPVPEKYFPGSCDIVGHAHQIFHTFLAICTLSQLEAILLDYKNRQEIFLKRHGPLSIYLTCGSFFGLVACSAITAYILRCRIKASLAKKDS; this is encoded by the coding sequence ATGACAGCCATCCTGGAGCGGATCAGCACGCTGTCCCTCAGTGGGCAGCAGCTCAGCCGTCTCCCCAAGCTGCTGGAAGACGGATTCCCGAAGATGCCTTGCACTGTCAAAGAGTGTGAGGTGCCACAGCTCTTCCGAGAGCCATACATCCACACCGGGTACCGTCCCACCGGCCAGGAGTGGCGGTACTACTTCCTTAGCCTCTTCCAGAAGCACAACGAGGTGGTCAACGTGTGGACTCATCTCCTGGCAGCTCTGGCTGTCCTGCTGAGGTTCAAGACGTTTGTGGAGGCTGAGCAATTACCAGTGGATGCATGGTCCTTGCCTTTGCTCATCTTTGTCCTGTCCTCTGTCACCTACCTGACCTGCAGCCTCCTGGCCCACCTACTGCAGTCGAAGTCAGAGCTGTATCACTACACCTTCTACTTCGTGGACTACGTCGGAGTCAGCATCTACCAGTACGGTAGTGCCCTAGCCCATTTCTACTACAGCTCGGATCAGGCCTGGTATGACAAATTCTGGCTTTTCTTCCTCCCGGCAGCTGCTTTCTGTGGCTGGCTCTCTTGTGCTGGCTGCTGCTACGCGAAGTATCGGTACCGACGGCCTTACCCCATCATGAGGAAGATGTGCCAGGTGATCCCAGCTGGACTGGCGTTCATCTTGGATATCAGTCCTGTTGCTCACCGCGTGGTCGTGTGTCACCTAGGAGGCTGTGAGGAAGATGCTGCTTGGTACCACACATATCAGATACTGTTTTTTCTTATCAGTGCTTATTTCTTCTCCTGCCCAGTTCCTGAGAAGTACTTCCCGGGATCCTGTGATATCGTTGGCCATGCCCACCAAATCTTCCACACGTTCCTGGCCATCTGCACCCTCTCACAACTGGAGGCCATATTACTGGATTACAAGAACAGGCAGGAGATCTTCCTAAAAAGACATGGGCCTCTCTCCATCTATCTCACCTGTGGCTCTTTTTTTGGCCTGGTGGCTTGTAGTGCCATCACAGCTTACATCCTGCGATGCAGGATCAAGGCCAGTCTGGCTAAAAAGGACTCCTGA
- the EFHC1 gene encoding EF-hand domain-containing protein 1, with protein sequence MSSQPGQGLPFLPGSAFRDPTKTSFHRSQTLDYKNGFAFSRLPTVGIGGERLYVNQLSQSELDELSSMRPTLTYGQAKRAPPSDFIPAYVAFDKKILKFDAYFQEDVPLSAEEHYRIRQVGIYYYLEDDSMSVMEPVVQNSGLPQGKLIRRQRVPKNERGDHYHWKDLNRGVNITMYGRTYHIVDCDPFTQVFLESQGIELNPPEKMIFDPYTELRRMPVRKYITPSDFDRLKQFLTYDKQVLRFYAMWDDTNSMFGENRSYIIHYYLADDTVEVRETHKHNDSRDPFPVLIKRQRLPKTFVDNKKTFPSCVLEISDQEVLEWYTAKDFAVGKSTTLLGRPFFIYDCDEFTRNFYRDKFGITDFQPVDVKKKSLEEVPQVIPPYNGFGFLEDSLQNCFSLLPKPPRKDVIKMLENDNKVLRYQVALESPNPEDRKRHFILSYFLSNDMISIYEPPVRNSGIIGGKYLGKTRVPKPGSTTENATYYEPSDLTIGSTIEVFGHRFVITDADEYVLNYMESNAESFPAATLQSLRDHFRPRQVLKETAKSDSPLLGTSKQELDELIVQVQEELKLHNYLNNRNIQEEFLQHDKDGSGILDKGEFLALCDSLNVPTSDVLVNKLIGLCSCGENKISYCDFLRAFPS encoded by the exons atgagctcgcagccggggcaggggctgcccttCCTCCCGGGCAGCGCCTTCAGGGACCCCACG aaaacaTCTTTTCATCGCTCTCAGACACTGGACTACAAAAATGGATTTGCCTTTTCTCGGCTGCCAACAGTGGGGATAGGTGGGGAGCGACTTTATGTGAATCAGCTCTCTCAATCTGAATTAGACGAATTATCCAGCATGAGACCCACGCTGACCTATGGGCAAGCCAAGCGGGCTCCGCCTTCAGACTTCATTCCAGCATACGTGGCTTTTGACAAAAAG ATTTTGAAGTTTGATGCCTATTTCCAGGAAGATGTTCCTCTCTCTGCAGAAGAGCATTACCGGATCCGCCAAGTGGGTATCTATTACTATTTGGAAGATGACAGCATGTCTGTCATGGAGCCTGTCGTGCAGAACTCTGGGCTTCCTCAAGGCAAACTTATCAGACGCCAGCGGGTGCCCAAGAATGAGCGTGGGGATCATTACCACTGGAAGGATCTGAATCGAGGCGTGAACATCACCATGTATGGCAGAACCTACCACATAGTTGACTGTGACCCGTTCACACAG GTGTTCCTGGAGAGCCAAGGGATTGAACTGAACCCTCCAGAGAAAATGATTTTTGATCCTTACACAGAACTGCGTCGGATGCCTGTGCGCAAGTACATCACGCCATCAGATTTTGACCGACTCAAACAGTTCCTCACTTACGACAAGCAG GTCCTACGTTTCTACGCCATGTGGGATGACACTAACAGCATGTTTGGTGAGAATCGGTCTTACATCATCCATTACTACTTGGCGGATGACACAGTGGAGGTCCGGGAAACCCACAAGCATAATGATAGCAGAGACCCATTCCCAGTGCTGATAAAACGCCAGCGGCTGCCCAAAACCTTTGTGGACAATAAAA AGACCTTCCCAAGTTGTGTGCTGGAGATCTCTGATCAGGAGGTCCTTGAATGGTACACAGCCAAGGATTTTGCTGTTGGCAAATCTACCACCCTCCTTGGACGCCCTTTCTTCATCTATGACTGCGATGAGTTCACAAGAAACTTCTATCGTGACAAATTTGGCATCACAGACTTCCAGCCAGTGGATGTAAAGAAGAAATCACTTGAGGAAGTGCCGCAG GTAATTCCTCCCTACAATGGTTTTGGCTTCCTTGAAGACTCCCTTCAGaactgcttttctctgcttccaaAGCCTCCCCGGAAAGATGTTATTAAGATGCTAGAGAATGACAACAAGGTGCTGCGATACCAGGTGGCCCTG GAATCACCAAACCCTGAGGACAGAAAGCGGCATTTCATCCTGTCTTATTTCCTGTCAAATGACATGATCAGCATCTATGAACCCCCAGTCCGTAACTCTGGTATCATTGGAGGCAAATATTTAGGCAAGACTCGAGTCCCCAAACCAGGCTCTACTACAGAGAATGCCACATACTATGAGCCCTCTGACCTCACCATTGGTTCCACAATTGAAG TGTTTGGCCACAGGTTTGTTATCACCGATGCTGATGAGTATGTGCTCAATTATATGGAGAGCAATGCAGAGAGTTTCCCTGCGGCAACACTGCAGTCCCTGAGGGATCATTTTCGCCCAAGGCAGGTGCTAAAGGAGACCGCCAAAAG TGACAGCCCCTTACTAGGGACCAGCAAGCAGGAATTGGATGAATTAATTGTGCAGGTTCAGGAAGAGCTGAAGCTCCATAACTACTTGAACAACAGGAACATTCAGGAGGAGTTTCTTCAGCATGACAAGGATGGCTCTGGAATCCTGGACAAAGGAGAATTTTTAGCCCTTTGCGACAGCTTGAATGTGCCAACCAGTGACGTTCTGGTTAACAAG ctGATTGGCCTATGTTCTTGTGGAGAAAACAAGATAAGCTACTGTGACTTCCTTAGAGCCTTCCCCTCCTGA